The following proteins are encoded in a genomic region of Nitratireductor sp. GISD-1A_MAKvit:
- a CDS encoding MIP/aquaporin family protein has product MKAYVAECFGTFCLVFLGCASIIAGGFGTLLPLGAIGIAVTFGVALIAMAYAVGPVSGAHLNPAVTAGVFLSGRMPARDVLPYMVAQVAGAIMGAAALWAAANGSSNIAPISHAANSWENAGLYPVPAAFALEALGTFIFVLVILGVTAKKHRTPLSGVVIGLTLTAIHLSLIPVTGSSVNPARSIGPAVFSGAREMNQLWLFIAAPLVGAAVAGLIARTGLLERQ; this is encoded by the coding sequence ATGAAAGCATACGTCGCTGAATGTTTCGGAACGTTCTGCCTCGTTTTTCTGGGGTGTGCGAGTATCATCGCCGGCGGGTTCGGCACCCTGCTCCCGCTTGGTGCAATCGGGATCGCCGTAACGTTCGGGGTGGCATTGATCGCCATGGCTTACGCTGTGGGGCCCGTGTCAGGCGCGCACCTGAACCCGGCAGTGACCGCCGGGGTTTTCCTGTCCGGTCGTATGCCGGCCAGGGATGTTCTGCCCTATATGGTCGCGCAGGTGGCCGGTGCCATCATGGGCGCTGCAGCGCTTTGGGCAGCGGCCAATGGATCAAGCAACATCGCTCCGATTTCCCATGCCGCCAACAGTTGGGAGAATGCCGGCCTTTACCCTGTTCCGGCGGCGTTTGCGCTGGAAGCGCTGGGTACCTTCATTTTCGTTCTCGTCATTCTCGGCGTGACCGCCAAGAAACATCGAACCCCGCTGTCGGGTGTTGTTATCGGTCTCACGCTCACGGCAATTCACCTCAGCCTGATCCCTGTTACCGGATCATCGGTGAACCCGGCCCGGTCGATTGGCCCCGCCGTGTTTTCCGGCGCCCGTGAAATGAACCAGCTCTGGCTCTTTATCGCGGCTCCGCTTGTGGGCGCGGCCGTGGCAGGGCTGATCGCGAGAACGGGTCTGCTGGAACGCCAGTAG